The genomic stretch GCATACTCCAGAAGCTGGCAGAGGCTTGGCTGTAGCTCAGCTGACAAGAGTGCCTTTGCTCGTTCCTGCAGCCCaggatggctcacacctgtagttCCGGCATTTGAGAGTGGAAGCAGCAggatcaagttcaaggtcatctttggctacacaacaagctcaagtgtgtgtgtgtaggggcaggGTGCATGACACAGGGACGGACACCAGGataggacagacagacagttagAAGGCTCCAGCAGGTTGACACGTGCCACCAAAtctgacctgagttccatccctggaacccacatggcagaaggagagaactgacgcccacaagctgtcctttgactttcACCAGCaaggtgtacacacatacacacagatacgcacagacagacagacacagacccaCTGAATGTAataatggtgggggtggggaggacagaaaaACTGACCTGGTACCTGGGTACAAACAGTGGAGGCAGGATAAGGGCTTTGGCTCAACAGGCTATCAGAAATTCAGTCTGCAGACACAAGCTTGGAGAGAAGATGCACTACCTGGTGGGACTGCAGGCCAATGATGGAGGAGTAGGCCTGGATTGTTACGTAGATCTCAGGCTGGAAGTCGATACAGGACCCAGGCACTCGGAAGGGCCGAAGCAGCCCGCCCAGACAACGGGACAGAGCATGGAAAACTTCATCAAACAAGATTTCCCCTGTAGAATCATCCTGAGGGCAATGAAGCAAGAGAGAGCTCGCAGGGGTGTTCAAAGCAGCTATAAGCAGAGAACAGAAACATGCAGCTTTCCTGGGGCAGCAGGGCCTCCTGCTATGGTCATCTGTGTCCCCATGGACATGGACTAGGATCTGTCTTTGAAGTTCACCATAAGGCTGAGATTGTTTTTACTTCTCAAAGACCTCTCTCCttctcaccccgccccccaacccaCACTCACACCCCGTCTTTGTTACTATCTCCCTCAGGGCGCTTACCACAATGCCAGTAGATGGGCTGAGGTCCAGCTCAATAACAAAACGATACTGCCAAGCCAGGAAGGTGACCCGAGTGGAAGGGACAAGCAGGAATGGCCTTGGGACCACTGGTTCATCTGGCTGCCATCCAGGGGGCAAAACACTGAGGATTTCCAACTCTTCCTCAGATTGAAGCTGACaagataaaagacaaaaagggCCATGGCAGGAGAGATGCTGGACCGTGGTTAGGAAGGCTTGTGTTTTCAGAAAACCCATGAAATCAACTCACCTGGGCTCACAGGGGctgacagagactgaactgacaatcgGGGAACTTCAtaggtctgacctaggtcctctgcatatgttatggttgtgtagcttggtctccTAACAGTGCAaacagggctgtctctgactcttttgctggcttttgagacccttttcctcctggtgGGATGCCTTATTCAGTTGTAATATGAGGGGAGAGGCTAGcctattgcaacttgatatgccatttTTGGTTGGTATCtctaggaggcctgctcttttctgaagggaaacagaggactggatctgggggagaagggagcttgggggagggagtgggaggaagaggaaactgtggtTGAAATAtaatacaagagaaaaataaattttatttatttatttgcttgttcatttaatttggttttttggagacgggttctctctgtgtagctttggctgtcctggaatgcactctgtagatcaggctagccttgaactcagagatccacctagctctgcctcctgagtgctgggattaaaggtgtgtgacaacACCttctggctaaaaaaaaaaaaagctgttttgtttgtttattttttaaattaaaaaaaaaaagaaagaaaagaaagagagagcttaTGCTCTCAAAGAGGGCCCTGTGTCAGAGGCTCACACTTACCTGAgtcagctccagggcatccaatgccccCTTTTGACCTCTATAGGCCCCTACACACAGGtgatacacactcacacagacatgtttttaaaaagttgaagtaAGGTGAAAggagctcttttcttttctgaacccCAGTATCTGTGAGGCTGCAGAAAAAGCACTTCACTTCTTTAAGCCTCCTGGTCCTCCTCTGTGAAAACAAACACAATCCTAACACCAAGCTGACGTGCTGCTATTCCGTCAAGGGAACTCTGTAGACGCGCTCCCTAGACCTGCCTTCTGTCTCCATTGTGGCCCTCCACTGGCTCTGCTTTCAACAAACCAACACACATCGTTTGCCTCACTAGCtggaaaaagaatgaagaaatctCCTTTAAGGAAGCACTTTGCAGGCAAAGCCACTGGCCCTTCCAGCCTTAGGccctaaaagagagagaggccctTGTGGGCCAGGCCCTCATCTCCCACCTGTCACTGGAACATACCAGGAACTCTTGGGGTGTGGCCTGAACAGTTTGATGCAGATGATTAAGGAACCAAGCCAGGCGAACATTTCGGGAGATGCGATAATCTTTCTTCATTAACAGAAACACCTGCCCAGCTTCTTCCACCTAATgagagataaaagaagaaaaacagaacatgGAGTTCCCACTATATCCATACCCCACGCAAGTGACCTGTCCAAGGAGCCCACACAGTGAGGGGACGCCCACTTCTTACCATCACGTCAGGTGTTCCCAACCCGGACCCTCACATGGATGAAGTGAACTTACCTTTTTACAGCACGCTCCTATAAACCACAAGCCCCTGAAGGTAGGAGAGGTGCTTTGCCCTGTTTCTGTGCCCTTGTGCTTGGCAAACTGACTCGTATGAGACCCAGGAAGTCTCCAGTTTGCTACATGAGTGTTTGCCAGTTACTGCCCCGCTCCTGCCGACAGCAGACACTATAGAAACCTTTGCTGAGTAAATGTAAGGCTCCTGAGGGAATGAAGCTGCCTCGGTGGGACTGCACATCAAGGCCCTGTGGGGTCCCGGTCTCCACTCCCGTGCCTGTCAGTGCCAGTGCTTTAGTTTCTTTCCCCCATGCCGTCAGTTCAGCAGTTCAACAGCACCCTTACTTTTCTGCTATATAAACCCCTGCCAAAGATGACTGGAGACATATTATCCTCTGTCCACACATACACTGTGGCAGCTGtccactcagaggaagaagccTGTCACTTTGTCAACGTGATAAAACTTAATAGGCTTGACTTCTTGGTCAGCAGCCTTTCTGGTTCCCCCCAGGTTTTTCTGACCAGCTCCcacgcctgtattcccagcaaaCCAACTTGCCCATCATTCACAAAAATTGAATTTATCACCTTAGTAATGGCCTCACTATAAACTGAATAACCACGTTAAGGGCTACGAATGTGGTTTTATGATAGCCAAAAACGAAGAAACCTGATCCTGTTGAAGGTCTTGGAAGGATGGGGTGCTGAAGGTCCAGCAGAGCTGGCCACGAGATGACCCCGATGGAGGGCAGACACCAGCTATTGCACTACTCAGAGCGCATCCGTGTGCTCAGTGTCGCAGCCTGAGGCTTCCATTTCTTTACCTTTCTCTTGCTTTCAAGGCTGCTTTGAATGGCTGATTGATTTCTCCAAGGCCAAACTGAGGTCTGGGTCACCCGTCAGTTCTTACGGAATCCATCTTGAAACCAGGAATATTTGcctggctttctcagaaaactccCCTGTATCTGTGGCTTTTTGATGGGAACATTTCCAAAACCTAAGTTGCCTTACGTTCAAGATGCGCTTTATCAGAACCAGAAGGCTGGCTTAATATAATGTAAGCAGCTGGAATGGTTTTCAAAGTGGGATCCAAGCACCAGCTCCATCAGAATCACCTGAGTTGTTTACTAAAATGCACATTTAGTTCCTGGGTACCATCAGAGAGCACCTGAATTAAAAGCTGACAGAGCTCAAGAGTCTACATCTTAACCAGCTCCCCTGAGGTTTTTCTCCACGTTACcgtttgagaatttttttttaattagttgtcCCATAGCATTCACATTCATACGGAGACCTCAATTCTAACCTCCCTTGAGTCTGATGTGCCCGACTTTTGAAGCAGTCTGATAAATAAGACAAAGCAGGTTTCTGGAGTCAGAGGCCTGGATTctaatgtgttttattatatGCTATGCATGTTATCTTGCAAGTTACTGTGTTGTCggctcccccccgccccaggctTCAAGCTCTTTATTGTAATAGGTAGATAAGGGTATCTTTGTAGAGTATTGCAGTTAAGCAGGGAGGACAGACAATGGCCGAGGAAGGCCATCATTCTTTACGACACACACTGAGGCGTATGCATTATTTCTGCCAAGACATATAAAGTGTTGCCAGACACCATGTTTCCCTTTTCTAGGTTTTGCTCTTGTTTCTTTGAGACCAAGGGCAAAATTATTATCCGAGCCTTTTCTAAACCATGTGCCTTCTTCTCACAAAATGATGCAGATAccgccctcccgcccccccccccccatctgaagCCTCTCACCATTGTAAGCCTGAGCCACCAGCATGACCTCAAGttcagccctctctctcctcagtctcAGGCCCCTCGCCCACCAAAAAGCACCTCGGACCAGATGCTGGCTCTGTGAGTTTCTTCATGTGTGAACACAGATAACAAGAGTTATCATTTTATGAGGGCTGTATCTGTATTAGATACTTAGAGGACTTCCTGAGTCCCACACAACTGCTTACAGAAGAAGGCTAAATGCCCCATCAAACACTATACTTCCTCATTTGCTCCTTTGCAACACCTGTTATAACCAATGTTCATTCATTCCGCAAAGCTAAAGAGTGCATCTGTCTTCCACTCTGTGGCCAGAGCAgcacttgtttttctcttttgggagCCTAACATCTCTAAACATCACTTTTTCTTCTTGGTATTCTGTTTCTACACTACTCATCCATAGGGTTTTCACATgtgtagtttctttttattttattttcctacttattttttttttattaatttattcttgttacatctcaatggttatcccatcccttgtatcctcccattcctccctccctcccattttccccttattcccctcccctatgactgtttctgagggggattacctccccctgtatatgctcatagggtatcaagtctcttcttggtaacctgctgtccttcctctgagtgccaccaggtctccccctccaggggacatggtcaaatgtgaggcaccagagtacgtgagaaaaaaatacggaacgcttcacgaatttgtgtgtcatccttgcgcaggggccatgctaatcttctctgtattgttccaattttagtgtatgtgtgccAAAGCGAGCactgtagtttctttctttcttttagtttttcaaaacagggtttctttgtgtagccttggctgtcctagactcgctttgtagaccaggctggcctcgaactcatagcaatctgcctgcctctgcctcccaagtgctgggattaaaggtgtgagccaccacacccggcctttcttcctttaaaaaaaaaaaaaaaaaaaaaaagattttattgacTTTATGtatgagagctctatctgcctgtacacctggcaaatcagaaggcatcagatcccaggagagacagttgtgagccaccatgtagttgctgggaattgaactcaggacctctggaagagcatccactGAGCAATCCCTTCAGCCCACatgtgtagtttttgttttttaaatcacatctccacacacatatatacacgtacTTTGTGTGTTgtaggcacacacgcacacctgtgTCATAAtgcacatgtgcaggtcagaggacaacctggagATGTGGAGCTAGATCACCTACTCGGGAGTTCTAGCTCTAATAGCAGCTGGGCAACTGCCTGTATTTTAATAGCTGCACCTCAGCTGCCCGAAAAGGGGGATAAAGATGGTGTTTACTTTAGAGGGTTGAAAGAACTGgtaagaacaaaaaacaaacaaacaaacaaaaacacccttgGCTTTGTGGAATAAATGAACATTGAATTATTAAAGGCGTTGCAAAGGAGCTCCGAATGTCAAAGTGCTCCGAATGGTGGCCGGCACGCAGGAGGAATCTAATCCTCCCATTGCTATCTGTACCGTTACACACACCCATCACCCTTCCTTCCGAGTGAAGTACTCTTCTGCGGACCTGGACATTCAAGCCACATCTAAGGTTTTATTTCCTTCTCGGATCCTTTAGTTCGGTTCGAATGAGTATCCCAAGGCATCTGAGCATGATAAGGCATCTCCCCGTGCTCTGGCTTCAGCTTTCCGCTCTGTACATGAGAATAAATACAGCCAGGTTCCCTGCACGAAGTCTGAATGTCAAAACACACAGGCACGGCTCTTCTAGGGGAGGGCAGTGCCTCATCTGCCCTTCCTGACTTAACTTGTGATCCCCAAGCTACATCACAGGGCACATGTTTTTATAAAGACGGAAACAAGATCTGGGAAGTTAAGACTGCCCAGAGGGTTGCAGGGATTTTCCATTTGCAAAAGCACGGACACTGGAGCGGAATCAGCTCCTGCCATTGATTGCATTCCAGCTGATGAGACGCAAAACGCCCGCAGAGTCGGTTAGCTTCGGAGCGGCCCAACGAAAACCCGCAACTAATACCCCAAACACGAGTTTTATCAGCACCACCATCTCTAGGTCTGTGGGCGAGCGACGTGAGCTAGGATGGCATCTGAGTCAACAAAACAGCAACGGCCTCTCGAGGCTCCGGAGGGTGCAGGCTGCGACACGCCTGTCCTCCGGCCTCGGCCCCGCGCCCGCCGGTCCCTCACCTCTGGCTCCGGGCGCTCCGAGGCCATCACACACAGCCCTCCCGCGCCGGCCCGGGCCAGGGAGGACGCTCCACTCCTGACCTCTGACCCGGCTAGCTCTGCACCCGGGAGGAACCGGAAGTTGTTGGGATGGACGCATTCTGAGTTTTCTGATTGGTGGGTGGAGAGGGCGGTGCAAGGAACCGGAAGCGGAAGTGGTTTCGCCAGCCGGGACGGAGCAATGCAGGTGAGGAGCGGGTTGGGCCTTCCAGCTGCTACCCACCGGCCGGAGGGTGGGCGGGAAAAGGATGCTAGGAAGTTGGGGCTGTGAAGAGAGGCCTAGGGCCTCGGCTGTTTGCGGGAAGGCTGCGGAACAGGAGAGGGCGAACACAGCTGCGGGAGGTGCGGGGATTGAGCCCGCAGATGCTACAGGGTCGGAGGCCTGGGGcggaggagtggggtgggggaggcgctAGACAGACTTGCTTGATTGAGTGTGGGAAGGGATCGAGAAAGTCGTGGGCTGCCCCAGGCCTCGATCCAGGCTCTTGGACACAGGCCTAACAACGCTTCAGAAGGCTGAAGGAGTTGTGAGCCGCCAAGGACGAAAACTAAGCTGTTTGTAATCCGAGGCTGTGGGTGGAACCCAGTATTCAATCCCATCAGTCATATTGTCAGAACTGCAAATCAGCTTTGCATCATTCTTCCCGCCTTGTGCCCAGTTGCTAAGGGCGGCAAAGTGGAGTAAAGAGTCCACAGATGGTCAAACGGAAACCCTCTGCCGGCTTAGTATTTAAAATTGTCTGGCCCTCAGAAACAATGTGCAGGTTTCCTCGCCTTTGCTTTTCGTTATTCATTTGGTTTGTTGCCCCTGGTAGTTCTACCGTGTTTATAAGTCACCCGAGTTGATGAAAGAAACACTGGAATATTggcacagagatacacacagcaagaagatgGATAAATGACCAGTTGGGGTTCTGGGGTGGCGGGAGGAGGTTTGCAGAGCTGGTATTCAGAGAAAGCCTTGCATATAGGCCATGTGTGAGACTCTGCAGCTTGTGTTGTTGACGGGAGCTGCCCTCACAAGGCAGAGGATGATGGTGTGTGCAGGGACACCCATGAGATAATGAACTTCAGGGATTCCTTCTGGCTTTATGTGCCGATAGCACCTCTGCTATCATGGCAAATCTTTCTAAAATGTACTGAACTTTCTGAAAGAAATGTGGCAAGGCCAACCCCACAGTGTGACACAATACAAGAAAGATTCTCCATCTGCCCAAGGAAAACAGCATTATGACAGTAAGCAGTAGTCTGGGGGGCAGACTGTCTATTTTCCAGAGAAGGGTTAGACCTACAGAGGAGAGTGTGCTGCGACTtgagcatgttttgttttggtttgtttgtttcccgagacagggtttttctgtgtagccctcgctgtcctagacttgcttgtagcccaggctggcctcgaactcacagaggtctgcctgcttctgtcttctgagtgctgggattaaaggtgtgcgccaccacgcccggctcgagcATGTTCTTGTTAACCCTACTGCAGCTCTAAGAGTGTTGGCTATTGAGAGAGGCAAAAGCATTTTGAGCTGGGAATTGAAGAGAATAGAAGTGAAAAGATAAAGGGCTAAGTGACACAGTTCTAAGCCAGTCTCATTGCAAAGACAAGATCACGAGGTCACAAGCCGAAGAGAATTAGGTCTGGTGCAGTGCTCTCATTGAAGGACCACAGTGTAGGAGGATGATAGAAGGAATTGGTTGGTGGGAGGACTTCAGGCCAGGTGAACAGGTTGAAAGGTCTAAGGGATGCTATTTTCTGTAACCCAAATACCAAGATGGACGATAATTTAcctcttctctgtgtgtcccacTTGTATCTGAGTAACCAAACATGCTGTTGATGCAGCGGGAGGAGAAGCAGCTCGAGGCGTCATTGGATGCACTGCTGAGTCAAGTGGCTGATCTGAAGAACTCACTGGGGAGTTTCATTTACAAGTTGGAAAACGAGTATGACCGGCTGACCTGGTAAGGAGTTGTCAAGACAAGCTGGGGAGGGACCCATGGGTGGTGGGGCCAAGCCCCCTGGCTGACAGGACATCTCCCGTGATGTAACTATTTATCAGTTTGCAAATATCCCTTTTGATTTGGAAAGAACTAGGTTGCCCAACATTGACAAGTATAGTTTGGCTTCAGGCCTCCGTGGCAAGGAAGTAGACATATGCCAAGTTTCCCAACCTCGGCTGTTTCTAGGTTTTAATTCTTTCACTTTGACTTCTTTGGTAAGGCGGCATTTCCTCAGCGGAAGACCCATTATGGCCACATTCACACCAGATCTCCTTCCACAGCTGTGGCTGAGTCTGAGATCCAGCCTACCCTAGAATGATGGAATTGGTCACTACCCTAGAGAGGAGAGCTTTACGCACTTCTACAGCGCAACCACAATGTCTGGCTCCTACCACCCCTGAGCTGCCTTTTTTCTACATCCATGTCAAAAATTgaaagtgttcctctttcccaacTCTATCATTTCTGCTAGCAAATCTGGTTCTTGCCTAGGCTAGTCCTAGGCCTGTGCATCTCCTGGGGTTGAGTCTGGGTGTTCCAGCATTAGGGACTTGTAGAAATTACTTTATAGGCAAGAGTAACCCTGATGGCTTCCTCCACCACCAGGCCCTCTGTTCTGGACAGCTTTGCATTGCTCTCTGGCCAGCTGAACACGCTGAACAAGGTCTTGAAACATGAGAAGACACCACTGTTCCGGAACCAGGTCATCATCCCTCTGGTGCTGTCCCCAGACCGAGATGAAGACCTCATGGTAAGAAGCACAGTTGTTAgccaggcggcggtggcgcacgcctttaatctcagcacatgggaggcagaggcaggcagagtgctgtgagtttgaggccagcctggtctacaaagcgaatccaggacagccagggctaacagagagaccctgtctcgaaccccctccccccaaaagaagcACAGTTGTTGACAAGATCCTCAGTGGAGCAGTGAAAAGTCAGGGCTGCAGTCTCCAAGACTTGCTTTTCTTATCCTCCTGCAGGCAGGAGAGTCACTCTTAAATAACTCTGAAAACCAAGGCCTGTGTCACCAAACCCAACATCTATATTgggcaaaaagaaaaagtctgttCTGCCCACCTGTTACTTTGTCCGTTCCAGTCTTTAAAATATGGGGctgggaatttagctcagtggtagaacaaaCATAAAAGTcttgggtttggtccccagaatgggggtgggggtggggagtcacacacacaaaaaagaccaaaacaacgAAAAGACAACTACAGTGTGGTAGTCTTAGTTCTGATAGAGTGTGTCACAAAAAGCTGCATTTGTTCCTCAGATTGTGCTGTCTCTGAAAATGCAGTTTCCTGTGGAAGCCAAATGGGGTTAGAATCACCTTACTTGGACAGCACTCTAGGGTCAATCCACTCTGTGTTACAGCGTCAAACTGAAGGACGAGTGCCTGTTTTCAGCCATGAGGTTGTCCCTGACCATTTGAGAACCAAGCCCGACCCTGAAGTTGAAGAGCAGGAGAAGCAGCTGACAACAGATGCTGCCAGAATTGGTGCTGATGCAGCTCAGGTTGGACCAAGTTACTGCTCTGCTGCCCCATCCCCATTCTTTATAAGAGGCGAGGCTTTACCAGGCCTGTGTAGTAGGGCCGTGGGTTGCTTATAGTCAGTCGTCTCTGGAGGAGCACAGGGAAGAAGCTTCCCCAAAACCGTTACTAATCACTATACCAATCTGTGTGCGTTACAGAAGCAGATCCAGAGCCTGAATAAAATGTGCTCAAACCTTTTGGAGAAAATCAGCAAAGAGGAACGAGAATCAGAAAGTGGAGGTAAGGAGGGATGTGCAGCAGAACTGAGGAGAGCTGTGGAGGATTACCAGGTAGGAGTGGTGGTCTGCCTGTAGTGAAGTAGAGACTTAAGAATGAACtactgggccaggcgtggtgacgcacacctttaatctcagcactcgggaggcagaggcaggtggatctctgtgagttcgaggccagcctggtctacaaagtgagtccaggacagccaaggctacacagagaaaccctgtttaaaaaaaactagaaaaaacaaaaaagaaagaatgaactattgggggctgaagagatggctcatccagaggtcctgagttcaattcccagcaaccacacggtggctcacaaccatctgtaatgagatctggtgccctcttctcta from Acomys russatus chromosome 29, mAcoRus1.1, whole genome shotgun sequence encodes the following:
- the Med8 gene encoding mediator of RNA polymerase II transcription subunit 8 isoform X2, which produces MTREEKQLEASLDALLSQVADLKNSLGSFIYKLENEYDRLTWPSVLDSFALLSGQLNTLNKVLKHEKTPLFRNQVIIPLVLSPDRDEDLMRQTEGRVPVFSHEVVPDHLRTKPDPEVEEQEKQLTTDAARIGADAAQKQIQSLNKMCSNLLEKISKEERESESGGLRPNKQTFNPADTNALVAAVAFGKGLSNWRPSGSSGPGQPGQPGAGTILAGASGLQQVQMAGTPSQQQPMLSGVQMAQAGQPGKMPSGIKTNIKSASMHPYQR
- the Med8 gene encoding mediator of RNA polymerase II transcription subunit 8 isoform X1 — encoded protein: MLLMQREEKQLEASLDALLSQVADLKNSLGSFIYKLENEYDRLTWPSVLDSFALLSGQLNTLNKVLKHEKTPLFRNQVIIPLVLSPDRDEDLMRQTEGRVPVFSHEVVPDHLRTKPDPEVEEQEKQLTTDAARIGADAAQKQIQSLNKMCSNLLEKISKEERESESGGLRPNKQTFNPADTNALVAAVAFGKGLSNWRPSGSSGPGQPGQPGAGTILAGASGLQQVQMAGTPSQQQPMLSGVQMAQAGQPGKMPSGIKTNIKSASMHPYQR